CATACATACCTATACAGTGCACAGGCACTCGGAAATGAGCGGGGTAGAGCACAGGTACTTCAACTCCAACAGCTTTAGTGGGAGAGTGAAGGGATTTTACCTGCCGACAATACCAGGATCGGGCCTGTGAGGTCTGTCCGGGCGGCTCCGGTCCCTCCTGCGGCTGATGGTACATGTGAGGGGCATCAGCGTCAACCTGCAGACAGCAAAAGGGTTGATTATATTGCTCCCTTCAGGAAAACTCGGTGGGACACTGAAGAAGTGAAATTCCGAAGTTAAAATCTATTGCATCTGTGGGTCACGCTTTAATCTGCCGGGGGGCTGTGACTTCTATGGAAGCTGTAAAGAGGGAATGAATGCGGCACCTTGTCCTCGTTCAGTTTTTAACAGCAAATCTATCCCTCTGTACAAACCAGACCCTTAAACCTCGCACTTGACCACTGCGATGCCACTGTTTCAGGAGCAGAATTTGGGGAGCTCCTGCGGGAAACACGCAGTACATTCCATAGAGAAAAAACCGGGACCCCCCCGTGCATCGCCAGGCAGAGGTTTGGCGCTGGAGCTGGTGGGCTTTATGTCCCAAATCTCATCCCAAATCCTGGGGGTAGGAGGAGAGctgggaaaacaaacccacttcAGCACCGCAGGCGGAACAGCAGCCTGAGGAACGCGGGCAGGCGGCGGGACCCCGGGGGCTGCTCCAGGGGCGGAAAAACGGCTCCGTTCTCCCCTTTTTCGCTCCTCTGTTTTGTACACGGGGGTTGCGTTGTTGCAGTGGCGAGCGTACGGCTCCTTCCAGCGCCTGCAGCCCGCCGTGGAGAACCGGCGGTGTTACAGGTGAGAGCGGGGAATCGCTCCCCCTCCAACCGGCGGTTCACCGCCGCCGCCGGCAGCCCCGCACGGCACCGCTCCCATCTCCAGCCGCCTCAGCCTCGCACCAACAAGgagttttttcctcctttatattacttttttagttttctttctatttctttacgTCCCAACCGCTCCCAGCACCCACCGTGGCCGCAGACGAGCACCACATATCCCGCACCGTCCAGCAGCGGGGTCCACCGCTTAGAGGTGCTCGCTCGGCTGTTTCCCTTCAGCTACCAGCGGTgtaaagagaaggaggaaacccaaaaaaacaacccccaaaccccattatCCTTATGAATAGTAATAACGATAATAAAGCAAGCGCAGCTACTCGCCTTGACCCGCAAGGCTGAGGGCGGTAGGGCGTGAGGAGATGCGGGCGATTTGCGGTTAGCGGGGCGGCCCGGCGTTTACTCTCGGTGGGTCCGTTCGGCGGTGTCCGTCGTCGCATGAAAGTCCCCTTTAAGTTTCCATAGAGAGGCCTCCGGGCGTCACATGATGGACATGATATAATGAAACAACGTTGTGCGGAGGGAGGGAAGCGTtcggggaggcggcggggaaGCGGTACCCCCCCTCCCCGGGACCGCCCCGGGTCCCAACCCcggcccgcccgccgcgccTGCACCTGTCTCAGCGGCCGGCAGCCCCGCTGATGGGGCTGCGTGTGGTACCGTCCCCAgttggagaagggagaaggaggaggaggagaaccGGCCGCTCTCGGAGGTAAGTTACCGGCGGGACGCGGGCTtggggaggggtgtgtgtgtgtgctgcctgAGGGGGTGTCGGTGCGCGGCGGCCGCGCCATGTTTGCGCGGTGGCGGTGTGAAGAGAAGCGGGGTGGTTGTGTTGGGGTACGGGGTAAGGGgagtgcttgtgtgtgtgtgtgaggggacGGAGCGGGGGTGCCGCGTGTCCCCGCGGAGCGGCGGGCGTGTGCGCGCCCTCCATGTCCGCATTCCAGCTCATGTTGCGCAGATAAAATTCAAACTTGAGGTAAACACAAGCGGCCCgaggggggggtggtggtggtggtgtttggtgtgaggagggaagaaggagggaaaggacGCTCGATCCATCCCGGCTCCCACCGCCCCTTCGCTTCGCCGCTGCTCTCTCCCCGCCCGCGGAGCCCTCACGCACCTGGGCTGCCAGCGCCGAGCACCCCGGCCCGGCTGCTCCGCAGGGGCTGTGCGGGCACCGCTCGCCTTCCCCCTTaggggaaagggagaagccGGGGTGaaccccccccacacacacaccattGCCCGCCGCACCGCCGGTAGGAGCCGGCAACTATGGGTATGTGCGCGGCAGGTGCGCGGGCCGCTGTCGCGACATGGCGGGGGCTTGCCTGTCGCGATGTGCGGGGAAAAGCCAAGTGACAGGCGAGCTGCGGTTTGGAAAGCgaggggggggggtgtgtgtatgaAGAAGGACGGGACTGCGTTGTTTTCCTCGCTGCGTGGGTATCCCGAACGGAGCCAAAATAGCCCCGATCCCCCCCAAAacagccgggggggggggccggtCCGCATTTCGAAGTGCGTATGGAGAAAACAAGATGCGGGAGGGGAGCGGagagcggggaggggggggggggggggaagagaggaggaggagggcggggagggccgggccgcgccgccgctcGCCAGCCCGGGTCCGTGACACAGGCGGTGCCGGCGGCAGCGGGTATATTTAGCACTTCCCGTCCCCGCAGCCCTCCCGCATGCTCGGCGGGTGATGGAGGCGGCGGAGCGGCCCCACAGGTGGGTGCGTGAAGGGTTGAgattggggggtggggggggtgtgagGCAGCGAAGCGCTCGCATGGAGGGAAGGGCGGTGAGGAGAGGGTTGAGGAAGGGGGGGTATAGCGGTGTGGAAGCGGCGGTGCGGGGACGTGTTGCGGGTGTGAGGGCGCGGTGCGGGGCCGGCCGTGAGGGgaaagcggggggggggggggaagagcgTTGTGTGGTGATGATGGTGGTTGGGGGGGGGCACGGTCGGTCTTTGGGCGGGAAGCGCGCGCGGCCCCCGCCTGGCGCCTCCTCAGCACTGCACCAAGGCGgcgggacaccccccccccccttcaagCCACGCCCACCGCTCCCCGCTGGACCAATCACCGCGCTTCTTAGCCGCTCCCCCCCCTCGTTTCTCCCCTTCCCCgctctcccccccccctcccctcccctcccctccccgccctTGGCATGGCGCGAgcgcggccccgcgcccgcccaCCCGCCTGTTTGTTATGGTCGCGGCCACGTGCCGCCGGCTCAGCCGGTCACGCGGACTCGCCCCGCCCAccaaccacccccccccccccgaccgccgcttgtgtgtgtgtgtgtgtgtccccccccccaacaccgACAACAAGGGAGGGCAAAACGGGGGGGACCCGGGTTCGAGACCCGCTCCTGAGAGAAACGGGGAGCCGGGACACTCTGGTTTCTGCACCCCCCTCAACTGGGTTGTGCCCATCGTGGTGGTGTTGGGACTCTTTAACCTCGTGGGTCTGGCCAAGCCGTGACACCTCCGCAGAGGGAGGCTTTCCTCTAGAAAACAACTGTTTATACCCAGTCGTTACTTTATATTGTCCATTTTTCACCCCTTTTCCTGTTCTAAACCGGCTGCGTACCTGCCTGCCCCGGCGCTGTTACACACATAGGTAGCACAGGAGCGTGTTTAGCTGTTGGTCTCCTGAGCCTGAAGCTTTGAGCCTATTTATAGGTAGGTTGGGCAGCCTTTAGCGTGAAGGACTTGTGCCGCGTCCAAATCTGCGGCAAAACGAGGTGTCTGGAACGACGGCGTTTTGTTTTCCGCTGT
The window above is part of the Strigops habroptila isolate Jane chromosome 3, bStrHab1.2.pri, whole genome shotgun sequence genome. Proteins encoded here:
- the LOC115605941 gene encoding uncharacterized protein LOC115605941 isoform X1, with protein sequence MARPPRTDTPSGSTHTHPSPSPRPAGNLPPRAAGSPPPPSPFSNWGRYHTQPHQRGCRPLRQVQARRAGRGWDPGRSRGGGVPLPRRLPERFPPSAQRCFIISCPSCDARRPLYGNLKGTFMRRRTPPNGPTESKRRAAPLTANRPHLLTPYRPQPCGSRLTLMPLTCTISRRRDRSRPDRPHRPDPGIVGRISAGRRRRRSLAGLRQGHRCWEICRRQSGGGSTDSASSHSFISCCRGKML
- the LOC115605941 gene encoding WAS/WASL-interacting protein family member 1-like isoform X2, with the translated sequence MARPPRTDTPSGSTHTHPSPSPRPAGNLPPRAAGSPPPPSPFSNWGRYHTQPHQRGCRPLRQVQARRAGRGWDPGRSRGGGVPLPRRLPERFPPSAQRCFIISCPSCDARRPLYGNLKGTFMRRRTPPNGPTESKRRAAPLTANRPHLLTPYRPQPCGSRLTLMPLTCTISRRRDRSRPDRPHRPDPGIVGRSPLKKKQAGAGI